From the genome of Prionailurus bengalensis isolate Pbe53 chromosome D1, Fcat_Pben_1.1_paternal_pri, whole genome shotgun sequence:
TACTCCAGTCCAACTCTGAGGTAGATAAGTGTAGGCTTGGTTATTTCCACAGACAAAAACGGTGGTGTTGGTACTGCATAGCGAGGAGTTAATAATGACATACTGATGGCATTGGGCAAGGGATACGACTCCTACATCTATGTTATTATTTTGGGAGGTTAGGTTATTTATAAAGCACGAGGCATTGAATGGGCTAATGAATTGAACGGGGAAGGGGTCAAGTAGGGAAGAAGGTAAGCAGTCATTGGTTATGCTGATATTAATTTCAGTGGGGATGGCGATGGGTCGGAGAGTCCGCCGGGGTAGGCAAAGCCAACAATCTTGGGCTAGACTCGGGTTAGAGATGTTTAAGAGTAAGAAAGTGGCTTCTAGAATAGACATTGTCTGAGGGTCTAACTCATAAGGATCGTGCCTAGGGAGAATTAGGGGGTGGTAATTAAGCTGTGGATACATGTGTTTTGCAATTTCTTTAAGTTTCGCTTGTGTTTCTATCTGTCTGACAGTATCTTGGGGTCCTCCGCCGTCAGACACATGTATAGGGGCTCGAGGGTTCCAGCAGACAGCTTCTCCAACTAAGCCACGGCAGCCAGCTTGAAGTTGCATATTATTATCATTAGCTTTTGCGGCCCTGGTACTCTGTAAGATAGCTGTAAAGTAAGTTGTGGAATTGTCTGGCCCCATACATTGCTGATAGGAGTCATAACAAGAGCTATGCATCGACTCCTGGAAAGTAGAGCAAGGGCATTCTgctgtggggggaaggggttTAGGTTTGTCAACACATAACCACTGCTGTTTTTGGGGTCCTGTGATGTCATAGGTCTGGGTTAAGTGAGCAATTGTGGTCCCACAGTCTTGGGTTTGAGTGTATATTCGCTGATAGTGACCACCCCTTCCTATAGAGCCGGCTATTAGTCTTTTACCATGTGGCAGGGTAAGGGTTTTAACTATGCCACCTCTGCAATCACAGGGCCTTCCATACAGAACTTCATATAATTTCCGTTTGTCAACGGGGGCATTTAGTCCTCCCTCTAGGCGTTTAAGGTTGAGGGCTAGTAGGACAAGGGTTACTATCCTGAACATGTCTAGGGGAGGCACGGCGCAAGGTTAGTTTGAAGGGGTTTTTCTTACTCCGGTTTACAGTCCAAGTAGTATTCTTATCAGTGTGTCCCACGAGGTCAGACAGCGGGTCGACAGGTTTTACGTGGGTGTGGTGAATCCAGGTGGGGAGGTTATCTACCTTGATGGCGGTGGGAGTCGTCAGGATGATTTGGTGAGGTCCTTTCCACCTGGGTTCAAGGTTCTCCTGCCGGTGTCGCTTGACGAGGACCCAGTCTCCTGGATGATACTGATGAGGAGTGGGTGGGAGTTCTGCCTCATACAGTTCTTTTAGTTTAGGCCACACGGCCTCATGAACCCGCTGTAGAGCCCTGAGAGAAGACAAGAGGCTGTTATCTTGGTCTAATTGAATGAGGTTTGACTTAAGATCAGGTATAATAGGTGTGGGTCTGCCAAACATGATTTCATAGGGTGTAAGACCCAACTTGTATGGGGAGTTGCGAACCCTGTACAGAGCGTAGGGGAGTAACTCTACCCAATTAGCGCCAGTCTCCATAGTCAATTTAgtaagggtctcttttaatgttctattcattctttctacttgTCCTGAGCTTTGGGGCCggtaagcacaatgtaatttccaatctGCCCCAAGTATGGAAGCCAATCCCTGACTTACCTTAGAGACGAATGCAGGCCCATTGTCTGACCCTATCATGactggaaaaccatacctgggcagGATTTCCTCTAGGATCTTTTTGGCTACTATCTGCGCCGTTTCCTTCTTGGTTGGAAAGGCTTCAGTCCATCCTGAAAAAGTGTCTATGAACACTAGTAAGTATTTATAGCCATATTTGCCGGGCTTTACCTCGGTGAAGTCCACTTCCCAGTGGGCTCCTGGTATGGTTCCTCTTTTCCGGTGGCCATGAGCTGTGACGTGTGGGTGCGCGTTTTGGAGTTGACATGTGGAACAGGCTGTCACAACCCTTTCCGTCTGGTCAGAGATGTTTCTTAATACCAGTTTGGATTGTCTGAGGAGATCCTGAAGTCTTCGGGGCCCCAAATGGGTAGAGTGGTGTATTTTTGTAAGGATGGCATGGCCCAATTTTTCGGGAAGGATAAGGCGGTCTCTAGAGTCCCTCCACCATCCATCTGTAACTTGGGTCATGGGGAGCTTGCGCATCCAGATAAGATCATCCTCTGAGTATTCAGGCTGTGGGGGTAAATCCCGGGGCCCTGGGTCTGGTAGCTGCGCAGGGAGTACTTGAATGGGGTTTTGTGCTACCTGGCGTGCAGTCTGGTCAGCAAGGTTATTTCCTCGAGAGACTGGATCAGTTATTTTTTGGTGACCCGGGCAATGTACTATGGCCAATTTTTTAGGGGCCCAAATAGCGGCCAATAGGGCTagaatttcatctttatttttgatgtctttGCCTTCAGCAGTGAGTAGTCCCCTCTCACGGTATATTGCCCCATGTATGTGGGCCGTAGCAAAGGCATACCGGCTGTCTGTATATATAGTCACTTTGCGGTCCTGCCCCATTTTTAATGCTTGGGTTAATGCAATTAGTTCTGCCCTTTGGGCAGAAGTCCCTGGGGGCAGAGCCTCTGCCCATATCACTTCAGTCTCAGATGTCACTGCTGCCCCTGCATACCTCTGCCCTTGATGGACGAAGCTGCTTCCGTCAGTAAACCAGGTGACCTCAGCATCAGGTAATGGCTGGTCCTGTAGGTCTTCCCTTGTTCCATGAATCTGTGCTAGGATGTCTGCACAGTCATGGAGCGGGGAGTCCATGTCAGGGTCGGGTAGCAGCGAGGCTGGGTTTAAAGTTCGGGGAGGGGTGTATGTGATCCGCAAAGGATTTAACAGGAGTCCCTGATAGTGGACCATCCGAGCATTGCTCATCCACCTATCGGGGGGCTGCTTGAGTACTCCTTCAATGGCGTGGGGTGTGGTGACATGTAACTCTTGACCCAGGGACAGCTTATCGGCATCTTTAACCATTAGGGCTGTAGCCGCTATTATTCGGAGACAAGGGGGCCATCCTGCGGCTACAGGGTCCAGTTTCTTTGAGAGATAGGCCACTGGTCTGGGCCATGGACCTAAATGCTGGGTCAGCACTGCCTTAGCTATGCCCTTGTGCtcatccacatataagtggaaagGTTTAGAGATATCGGGCAGTCCTAGAGCTGGGGCCGATAGGAGGGCTCTTTTTATCTGTTGGAATGCCTGCTCAGCTTCCGCAGACCATTCAAACG
Proteins encoded in this window:
- the LOC122484386 gene encoding uncharacterized protein LOC122484386; protein product: MAGLRAAARKPTNLAKVYSVVQGAQHSVLTDPHGKISDKSSWVQGATGTKKYPWTTQRTVDLGTGRVTHSFLVIPDSPCPLLGRDLLTKMGVQIHFQPGGPKVTDSQDQPISVLTIRLEDEYRLHQTPPFPEQDISYWLHWCPGAWAETGGIGLAKHRPALFIEVKPGADPVRVKQYPMSAEARLGITPHICRLLDAGILKPCHSAWNTPLLPVRKPNGGDYRPVQDLREVNKRVMDIHPTVPNPYTLLSTLSPDKRWYTVLDLKDAFFSLPLAPKSQDIFAFEWADPERGINGQLTWTRLPQGFKNSPTLFDEALHEDLSEYRKLNPNVSLLQYVDDLLVAAETREACLVGTKNLLQTLESLGYRASAKKAQICKSEVIYLGYLLKGGQRWLTDARKETVLRIPRPNTPRQVREFLGSAGFCRLWIPGFAEMAKPLYAVSKNQPSFEWSAEAEQAFQQIKRALLSAPALGLPDISKPFHLYVDEHKGIAKAVLTQHLGPWPRPVAYLSKKLDPVAAGWPPCLRIIAATALMVKDADKLSLGQELHVTTPHAIEGVLKQPPDRWMSNARMVHYQGLLLNPLRITYTPPRTLNPASLLPDPDMDSPLHDCADILAQIHGTREDLQDQPLPDAEVTWFTDGSSFVHQGQRYAGAAVTSETEVIWAEALPPGTSAQRAELIALTQALKMGQDRKVTIYTDSRYAFATAHIHGAIYRERGLLTAEGKDIKNKDEILALLAAIWAPKKLAIVHCPGHQKITDPVSRGNNLADQTARQVAQNPIQLPMTQVTDGWWRDSRDRLILPEKLGHAILTKIHHSTHLGPRRLQDLLRQSKLVLRNISDQTERVVTACSTCQLQNAHPHVTAHGHRKRGTIPGAHWEVDFTEVKPGKYGYKYLLVFIDTFSGWTEAFPTKKETAQIVAKKILEEILPRYGFPVMIGSDNGPAFVSKVSQGLASILGADWKLHCAYRPQSSGQVERMNRTLKETLTKLTMETGANWVELLPYALYRVRNSPYKLGLTPYEIMFGRPTPIIPDLKSNLIQLDQDNSLLSSLRALQRVHEAVWPKLKELYEAELPPTPHQYHPGDWVLVKRHRQENLEPRWKGPHQIILTTPTAIKVDNLPTWIHHTHVKPVDPLSDLVGHTDKNTTWTVNRRFPPRLWRRNCNSALTWRQNAKPCVAKGPLDLAGPGPGPAPAAGAHASWRPGRRLGPPACRPYPACPAPPSPEVASPPRRRR